One Paraburkholderia dioscoreae DNA segment encodes these proteins:
- a CDS encoding universal stress protein: MNCKTLLVHLDDSTHSAARLDYALDLAARHEAHLIGLYLVCEDPAGPLFLHGEDIWTASREAQRDKSLRSAHAAFLAAADRAGRSVEWRAPDGAPTGTAILHARHADLLILGQDDPEDRDAFIARDFVEDVIMGSGRPAIVLPYAGPVRPQIENVMIAWDGSRECARAATDALPLIRGAGFVTIVKVERHPHYGEPTGIDVAAWLARHGIEAGFTAMPKVSGVDTGAMLLNTLANRHIDLLVLGAYGHARAQERLLGGVTRTMLQSMTVPVLMSH, translated from the coding sequence ATGAACTGCAAAACCCTGCTGGTGCACCTCGACGACAGCACCCACAGCGCGGCCCGGCTCGACTATGCGCTCGATCTGGCCGCCCGCCACGAAGCCCATCTGATCGGCCTCTACCTGGTTTGCGAAGATCCCGCAGGGCCGCTCTTTCTGCACGGCGAGGACATCTGGACCGCCAGCCGCGAAGCGCAACGGGATAAGAGCCTCAGGAGCGCGCACGCGGCTTTCCTCGCCGCGGCGGATCGCGCCGGACGCAGCGTCGAATGGCGCGCGCCCGACGGAGCGCCGACCGGGACCGCGATTCTGCATGCGCGCCATGCGGATCTGCTGATCCTCGGCCAGGACGACCCGGAAGACCGGGACGCATTCATCGCGCGCGATTTCGTCGAAGACGTGATCATGGGCTCGGGGCGGCCGGCAATCGTGCTGCCGTACGCGGGACCGGTGCGGCCTCAGATCGAGAATGTGATGATCGCGTGGGACGGCAGCCGGGAATGCGCGCGGGCCGCGACCGACGCGCTGCCGCTCATCCGCGGCGCCGGTTTTGTCACGATAGTGAAAGTCGAGCGTCATCCTCATTACGGCGAGCCGACCGGCATCGACGTGGCAGCCTGGTTGGCACGGCACGGCATCGAGGCTGGGTTCACGGCCATGCCGAAAGTGTCCGGCGTCGACACCGGTGCCATGCTGCTCAATACGCTGGCCAACCGCCACATCGATCTGCTGGTGCTGGGTGCCTACGGCCACGCGCGGGCGCAGGAACGGCTGCTTGGCGGCGTTACGCGCACCATGCTTCAGTCTATGACCGTGCCCGTGCTGATGTCGCATTGA
- a CDS encoding universal stress protein: MSYKTIVVHLDTSQRAHPRLEIALRLANQFGAHLIGAFAVFSPDPRSLYVMAGTAEYYRTHEEMRTERSAALERLFHAELRRAGVSGEWLAIDEPASLAIPRAGRCADLIVAGQDNPGDPESYVGDFFPENLVLSSGRPVLLAPYASNERSTGSRVLVAWDGSREATRAVHDALPFMQAATSTTILTVNGANDGEGSRIPGADIAAVIARHGVRVEVADIETGPGGSVGEVLLSQVADSGADLLVMGAYGHARWRELVMGGATRTILRSMTVPVLMSH, from the coding sequence ATGAGCTACAAAACCATCGTTGTTCATCTGGACACCAGCCAGCGCGCCCATCCGCGGCTCGAAATCGCGCTGCGTCTGGCCAACCAGTTCGGCGCGCATCTGATCGGCGCGTTCGCCGTATTCTCGCCGGACCCGCGTTCGCTCTACGTGATGGCCGGCACCGCGGAGTATTACCGGACGCACGAGGAGATGCGCACGGAGCGCAGCGCTGCGCTCGAACGCCTGTTTCACGCCGAATTGCGGCGCGCAGGCGTGTCGGGCGAGTGGCTCGCCATCGACGAGCCGGCCAGTCTCGCCATACCGCGCGCAGGCCGCTGCGCCGACCTGATCGTCGCCGGCCAGGACAATCCGGGGGATCCGGAATCGTATGTCGGCGACTTCTTCCCGGAAAACCTCGTTTTGTCGAGCGGTCGTCCGGTATTGCTCGCGCCTTATGCCAGCAATGAAAGATCGACAGGCAGCCGGGTGCTCGTCGCGTGGGACGGCAGCCGCGAAGCCACGCGCGCCGTGCACGACGCGCTGCCGTTCATGCAGGCGGCGACCAGCACCACCATCCTCACCGTCAACGGCGCAAACGACGGCGAAGGCAGCCGCATTCCCGGCGCGGACATCGCCGCCGTGATCGCGCGGCATGGCGTGCGCGTCGAGGTCGCCGACATCGAAACCGGGCCGGGCGGATCGGTCGGCGAGGTGCTGCTCTCGCAGGTAGCCGACAGCGGCGCCGATCTGCTGGTGATGGGCGCCTACGGCCATGCCCGCTGGCGTGAACTGGTAATGGGCGGCGCCACGCGCACGATTCTCCGCTCGATGACCGTGCCGGTACTGATGTCGCACTGA
- a CDS encoding helix-turn-helix domain-containing protein has protein sequence MSDVLAYSVPAPAVVFPPMSPAPRVVPIAVQAPRKDTLGCTACSMRSICMPQGLTPTELQRIEALICPSRTIKQGETIYRANDSFQSIYVVRVGSFKTVVMHRDGREQVTGFHLAGDSLGLDGVCSGHHNCDAIALEDSKMCIIPFHLLEAMCREVKAVQQHVHRMMGGEIVRESSQMMLLGTMSAEQRVATFLLNLSDRLRMRGYSPAEFYLRMTREEIGSYLGIKLETVSRMLSKFQRDGLLDAHGKNIRILDHDGLVRV, from the coding sequence ATGTCTGACGTCCTCGCCTATTCCGTCCCCGCGCCTGCAGTCGTCTTCCCGCCGATGTCGCCCGCTCCCCGGGTAGTGCCGATCGCCGTGCAGGCGCCGCGCAAGGACACACTGGGCTGCACGGCCTGCTCGATGCGCTCGATCTGCATGCCGCAAGGTCTGACGCCCACGGAACTGCAACGGATCGAAGCGCTGATCTGCCCGTCGCGCACGATCAAACAGGGCGAGACGATCTATCGCGCGAACGACTCGTTCCAGAGCATCTACGTAGTGCGCGTGGGATCGTTCAAGACCGTCGTCATGCACCGCGACGGCCGCGAACAGGTGACGGGCTTTCACCTCGCCGGCGACTCTCTCGGTCTGGACGGCGTGTGCTCCGGTCACCACAACTGCGACGCCATCGCGCTCGAAGACAGCAAGATGTGCATCATCCCGTTCCATCTGCTCGAAGCCATGTGCCGCGAGGTCAAGGCCGTCCAGCAACACGTGCACCGCATGATGGGTGGCGAGATCGTGCGCGAATCATCGCAGATGATGTTGCTCGGCACGATGTCCGCCGAGCAGCGCGTGGCGACGTTCCTCCTGAATCTGTCGGACCGCCTGAGAATGCGCGGCTATTCGCCGGCCGAGTTTTATCTGCGCATGACGCGTGAGGAAATCGGCAGCTACCTCGGCATCAAGCTCGAAACGGTGAGCCGGATGCTCTCCAAATTCCAGCGTGACGGACTGCTCGATGCACACGGCAAGAATATCCGGATTCTCGACCACGACGGTCTCGTGCGGGTTTGA
- a CDS encoding zinc-dependent alcohol dehydrogenase family protein, with translation MRAMVFDGSSALLREQEVPDPKPGPGQLLIQIHACGVCRTDLHLVDHELEHPKQPVIPGHEIVGTVAGLGAGVTGFAVGDRVGVPWVGHTCGHCRYCLSARENLCDEPGFTGYTIDGGYAERTVADSQYCFHLPAQYPDIEAAPLLCAGLIGYRTLKMAGDAQRIGIYGFGAAAHIVAQVARHQKRTVYAFTRPGDRAAQQLALRLGAAWAGGSDEAPPAELDAALIFAPVGALVPQALRAVAKGGTVVCGGIHMSDIPSFPYAFLWGERNVVSVANLTREDGLAFMQVATGQRLEIDTTTYALTDANRALSDLRDGKLTGAAVLVVR, from the coding sequence ATGCGTGCGATGGTGTTCGACGGTAGCTCAGCGTTGTTGCGTGAGCAGGAGGTGCCGGACCCGAAGCCCGGTCCCGGGCAACTCCTGATCCAGATTCACGCCTGCGGCGTGTGCCGCACCGATCTTCATCTGGTTGACCATGAGCTCGAGCATCCCAAGCAGCCCGTGATTCCGGGCCACGAGATCGTCGGTACGGTGGCCGGGCTCGGCGCGGGTGTGACGGGCTTTGCCGTCGGCGACCGGGTGGGTGTGCCGTGGGTCGGCCACACTTGCGGGCATTGCCGCTACTGCCTGTCGGCGCGGGAAAATCTTTGCGACGAGCCGGGCTTCACGGGCTATACGATCGACGGCGGTTATGCCGAGCGCACCGTCGCCGACAGTCAGTATTGCTTTCATCTGCCGGCGCAGTACCCGGATATCGAGGCGGCGCCGTTGCTGTGCGCGGGTCTGATCGGCTATCGCACGTTGAAAATGGCGGGCGACGCCCAGCGGATCGGTATTTACGGTTTCGGCGCGGCGGCGCATATCGTCGCGCAGGTCGCGCGTCATCAGAAGCGCACGGTGTATGCATTCACGCGCCCAGGCGATCGCGCAGCCCAGCAGCTCGCGTTGCGCCTTGGCGCGGCGTGGGCGGGCGGCAGCGACGAAGCGCCTCCCGCCGAGCTGGACGCCGCCCTGATTTTCGCGCCCGTCGGAGCGCTCGTTCCGCAAGCATTGCGCGCGGTGGCGAAAGGAGGGACGGTAGTATGCGGCGGCATTCACATGAGCGACATTCCGTCATTCCCGTATGCATTTCTGTGGGGTGAGCGGAACGTGGTGTCGGTCGCCAATCTGACACGGGAGGACGGACTTGCCTTCATGCAAGTTGCTACCGGGCAGCGCCTTGAAATCGACACGACAACTTATGCGCTGACGGATGCGAACCGGGCGCTGAGCGATCTGCGGGATGGCAAGTTAACCGGCGCCGCAGTGCTCGTAGTCCGTTAG
- a CDS encoding universal stress protein: protein MYKQILVAVDGSETSSHALAAAIELARDSGARLQPLYVVDVPLMSYDVPGYDPSYVRDALVEEGRHVLADATALMASAGVQGPSRMVETDLTGDDIAHRIQLAAQEFNADVVVLGTHGRRGVRRLVLGSVAEHFLRIATCPVLLISAHCAAPAASLARVTAEPVKDPS, encoded by the coding sequence ATGTATAAACAGATTCTGGTTGCCGTCGACGGCAGCGAAACCTCGTCGCACGCGCTGGCTGCCGCGATCGAACTGGCGCGCGATTCGGGCGCGCGACTGCAGCCGCTCTACGTGGTGGACGTGCCGTTGATGTCCTACGACGTGCCCGGCTACGACCCGTCCTACGTGCGCGACGCGCTCGTCGAGGAAGGCAGGCACGTGCTCGCCGACGCCACCGCGCTGATGGCCAGCGCGGGCGTGCAAGGGCCGTCGCGGATGGTCGAAACCGACCTCACGGGCGACGACATCGCGCACCGCATCCAGCTCGCCGCGCAGGAATTCAATGCCGACGTCGTGGTGCTGGGCACGCATGGCCGGCGTGGTGTGCGACGGCTGGTGCTCGGCAGCGTCGCTGAACATTTTCTGCGCATCGCCACCTGTCCGGTGCTGCTGATCTCCGCGCATTGTGCGGCGCCTGCCGCAAGTCTCGCCCGGGTCACGGCCGAGCCTGTCAAGGATCCCTCATGA
- a CDS encoding PAS domain-containing sensor histidine kinase, producing MPVSGKTPPSRSAVLRERTGSLAARPAAAAAAAFVVTLAAMLSARHWFDPALLICVAAALLLATSVFLLLRARRDGLSARGEENARNSQSAVNEARMMAIIRSSMEAIITIDEQQRIVIFNPMAEQVFGCSSMDAIGAPLARFIPDRFRAAHAQHVAQFGVTGVSDRQMGKQRVLAGLRANGEEFPLEASISQIRDGNIRLYTVMLRDITERVKAERAQRQAREELRELSANLQNIREDEKTRIARELHDDLGQQLTALKMDISSVEQALDGAASAPVREQLQGMRRLIDVTVASVRRIAADLRPVMLDDLGLIPAIEWLATDFTNRYGIDVERDIETGDARFSPAGATALFRIVQEALTNVARHADATLVTLSLRAGDQTFVLRIADNGQGVHRTAEPGAKSFGLLGVRERAHMLGGAVDIHTAHGHGFALTVTIPAETVQMQEMQT from the coding sequence ATGCCCGTCAGCGGTAAGACGCCCCCATCGCGCAGTGCCGTTTTGCGCGAGCGAACCGGCTCACTTGCGGCACGGCCCGCAGCAGCGGCCGCTGCCGCGTTCGTCGTGACGCTCGCCGCCATGCTGAGCGCCCGGCACTGGTTCGACCCGGCGCTGCTCATTTGCGTCGCCGCCGCCCTGCTTCTGGCCACGAGCGTGTTTTTGCTGTTGCGCGCGCGGCGCGACGGCCTCTCCGCACGCGGCGAGGAAAACGCCCGGAACAGTCAGTCTGCCGTGAATGAAGCGCGCATGATGGCGATCATCCGTTCGTCGATGGAGGCGATCATCACCATCGACGAGCAGCAGCGGATCGTCATCTTCAATCCGATGGCGGAGCAGGTTTTCGGCTGCTCCTCGATGGACGCGATCGGCGCGCCGCTGGCCCGTTTTATCCCCGATCGCTTTCGGGCGGCGCATGCGCAGCATGTCGCGCAATTCGGCGTAACGGGCGTGTCGGACCGCCAGATGGGCAAACAGCGCGTGCTGGCGGGCTTGCGCGCCAACGGCGAGGAATTTCCGCTCGAAGCTTCGATTTCGCAGATCCGCGACGGCAACATCCGCCTCTATACGGTCATGCTGCGCGACATCACGGAGCGCGTCAAAGCGGAACGTGCTCAACGCCAGGCGCGTGAGGAGTTGCGCGAGCTGTCGGCCAATTTGCAGAACATCCGCGAAGACGAGAAAACGCGTATTGCGCGCGAACTGCACGATGATCTCGGCCAGCAGCTCACCGCGCTGAAAATGGACATTTCGTCGGTCGAACAGGCGCTGGACGGCGCGGCAAGCGCGCCGGTACGTGAGCAGTTGCAAGGCATGCGCCGATTGATCGACGTGACCGTGGCCTCGGTGCGCCGCATTGCGGCGGATCTGCGGCCGGTCATGCTCGACGACCTCGGCCTGATTCCCGCAATCGAGTGGCTCGCAACCGACTTCACCAACCGTTACGGCATCGACGTGGAGCGCGACATCGAGACCGGCGACGCGCGCTTCAGCCCGGCAGGCGCCACCGCGCTGTTCCGGATCGTGCAGGAAGCGCTGACTAACGTGGCGCGCCATGCCGATGCCACGCTGGTCACGCTGAGCCTGCGCGCGGGCGATCAGACCTTCGTGCTGCGCATCGCCGATAATGGCCAGGGCGTGCATCGCACGGCCGAGCCGGGCGCCAAGTCCTTCGGCCTGCTCGGCGTTCGCGAACGCGCCCACATGCTCGGCGGCGCAGTCGACATTCATACCGCGCATGGCCATGGCTTTGCGCTTACCGTCACCATTCCGGCAGAAACCGTGCAGATGCAGGAGATGCAAACATGA
- a CDS encoding response regulator gives MNSSPENPTLRVFLVDNAVSVRRRMATLLGALDGVEIVGEAEESGAALTGIETGAADLVVTELHLSGGTGMELLTSLAKKMPHVIAIVLTNHSGAWFRRACLMSGAHYFFDKTSEFDLARNTIQRIAGEHRTRALLPSGAHHV, from the coding sequence ATGAACTCAAGCCCTGAGAACCCCACCCTCCGAGTTTTTCTGGTCGACAACGCAGTATCGGTGCGGCGTCGTATGGCCACACTGCTCGGCGCGCTGGACGGCGTGGAGATTGTCGGCGAAGCCGAGGAATCCGGCGCAGCCCTCACGGGCATCGAAACTGGCGCGGCTGATCTGGTCGTGACGGAGTTGCATCTGAGTGGAGGCACCGGCATGGAATTGCTCACATCGTTGGCAAAAAAAATGCCCCATGTGATCGCAATCGTGCTGACGAACCACTCGGGCGCGTGGTTTCGGCGCGCCTGCCTGATGAGCGGTGCCCACTACTTTTTCGACAAGACCAGCGAATTTGATCTCGCGCGAAACACGATCCAGCGGATCGCCGGCGAACATCGCACGCGCGCCCTTCTACCATCCGGAGCACATCATGTCTGA
- a CDS encoding response regulator, with protein MTRVLIADDHALVRDGLRHILKGASGFEVIGEADDSASTVALIRERPADVLVLDLSMPGRNGVELIKQIKEEKPTLRILVLTMHAEQQYAVRAFKAGASGYLTKESASAELVAAVTKVAAGGVYVSLAMAERFAQSLNEPVDLLPHQRLSDREFDVLKRIAAGQTITEIAVELCVSSKTVSTYKTRILEKMQMPHEAALVRYAMRHKLVSDEDGDI; from the coding sequence ATGACCCGCGTCCTGATTGCCGACGACCACGCGCTGGTGCGCGACGGTCTGCGCCATATCCTCAAGGGCGCAAGCGGCTTCGAAGTAATCGGCGAAGCAGACGATAGCGCCAGCACCGTCGCGCTGATCCGCGAGCGGCCCGCCGACGTGCTGGTGCTCGATCTGTCCATGCCCGGGCGCAACGGGGTCGAGTTGATCAAGCAGATCAAGGAGGAAAAACCCACGCTGCGTATCCTCGTGCTGACCATGCACGCCGAGCAGCAATACGCGGTGCGCGCGTTCAAGGCCGGTGCGTCCGGTTATCTGACGAAAGAAAGCGCGAGCGCCGAACTGGTGGCTGCCGTGACCAAAGTCGCGGCCGGCGGTGTCTACGTGAGCCTCGCAATGGCCGAGCGGTTCGCACAAAGCCTGAACGAACCCGTCGATCTGCTGCCGCATCAGCGTCTGTCCGATCGGGAATTCGACGTTCTGAAGCGAATTGCCGCAGGTCAGACGATCACGGAAATCGCAGTCGAGTTGTGTGTGAGCAGCAAAACCGTCAGCACCTACAAAACGCGCATCCTGGAAAAAATGCAGATGCCGCACGAGGCCGCACTCGTGCGCTATGCCATGCGACACAAACTGGTCAGCGACGAAGACGGCGACATCTAG
- a CDS encoding DUF1488 family protein has translation MTVMKIHFPEERPEYCARDLVIAFPAEVDGERVQCAITAEALEDHFGAASLREEDLIAAFDSNRHPIERAARQLLHEIGGKPVLMHSGYFRFCE, from the coding sequence GTGACGGTCATGAAAATTCATTTTCCTGAAGAACGTCCGGAGTACTGTGCGCGCGATCTCGTCATTGCATTTCCGGCCGAAGTGGACGGCGAACGTGTGCAGTGCGCGATTACCGCCGAAGCGCTCGAAGACCATTTCGGCGCTGCGTCGCTGCGCGAGGAGGATCTGATTGCCGCGTTCGACTCGAACCGGCATCCGATCGAACGCGCAGCGAGGCAGTTGCTCCACGAGATCGGCGGGAAACCTGTGCTGATGCATAGCGGCTACTTCCGCTTTTGCGAGTGA